The following are encoded in a window of Acropora muricata isolate sample 2 chromosome 6, ASM3666990v1, whole genome shotgun sequence genomic DNA:
- the LOC136919818 gene encoding 4-aminobutyrate aminotransferase, mitochondrial-like isoform X2 codes for MAILRSMRYRKSLLCPHRLVEVLCNQKTTSVALSWGSTVEEYDKPLVKTPIPGPHSKELLKELSQIQLTQGMSYCVDYERSKGNYIVDADGNVLLDLFQQIASLPLGYNHPALLKVMQDPKTASSFVNRAALGFFPPVSFLQNIKDALLSVAPPGLPEITTMACGTCSVENAFKLAFINYMSKQRGDPEPSLEELNTCMLSQSPGTPPLTILGFDKGFHGRTMGALSTTRSKAMARVDIPVFDWPVAPFPYLKYPLDKHERENKAEEQRCLELTRKAIIDSNKAGKPVAGIIVEPIQGEGGDNHASVDFFRSLRNIAKELDVLLIVDEVQTGCGSTGKFWAHEHWGLDDPPDIVTFAKKMLIGGFYHKPEIRVQQPLRIFNTWMGDQSKLLLLKEVIKVIQEEGLLQRVQEAGQVLLSGLENVQDKYPGLFSRARGEGTFCAIDCCDSDVRAEFLTRMRAEGVELGGSGTHSIRFRPSLIFSTQHADILFEITEKVASEIASQK; via the exons ATGGCTATATTACGCTCCATGCGTTACCGGAAAAGTTTGCTGTGCCCTCATCGCCTAGTTGAAG TATTATGCAATCAGAAGACAACATCTGTAGCCCTCTCCTGGGGTTCCACTGTAGAAGAGTACGACAAACCATTGGTGAAAACTCCAATTCCTGGTCCACACTCAAAG GAACTACTTAAGGAGTTGTCTCAGATTCAG CTGACTCAGGGCATGTCTTACTGTGTTGATTATGAAAGGAGTAAAGGGAACTATATTGTTGATGCAGACGGCAATGTTTTACTGGATCTTTTCCAACAGATAGCATCACTTCCCTTAG GTTATAATCATCCTGCCTTACTCAAAGTTATGCAAGATCCAAAGACAGCT TCATCTTTTGTCAACCGTGCAGCATTAGGATTCTTTCCACCAGTGTCATTCCTTCAAAATATTAAAGATGCTTTGTTAAGT GTGGCTCCACCAGGATTACCTGAGATTACCACAATGGCTTGTGGCACTTGCTCTGTTGAGAATGCTTTCAAGTTGGCATTCATAAATTACATG TCTAAGCAACGTGGTGATCCTGAACCTTCATTGGAGGAATTGAACACTTGCATGCTTAGTCAG TCTCCAGGAACACCTCCATTGACAATTTTAGGCTTTGATAAAGGATTCCATGGCCGTACAATGG GAGCTCTTTCTACAACACGATCAAAAGCCATGGCAAGAGTTGACATTCCAGTATTTGATTGGCCAGTTGCTCCATTTCCTTATTTAAAGTACCCACTGGACAAACATGAGAGAGAGAACAAAGCAGAAGAACAAAGATGTCTAGAACTG ACCAGGAAAGCCATTATCGATAGCAACAAAGCTGGAAAACCTGTTGCAGGAATCATTGTAGAACCTATTCAGGGCGAGGGAG GGGATAACCATGCAAGTGTGGACTTCTTCAGGTCTTTACGAAACATCGCCAAAGAG TTAGATGTGCTTTTGATCGTGGATGAAGTGCAGACAGGCTGTGGCAGTACTGGGAAATTCTG GGCTCATGAACACTGGGGGCTTGATGATCCTCCGGATATTGTGACCTTCGCTAAGAAGATGCTCATTGGAGGTTTCTACCACAAACCAGAAATTCGCGTACAGCAG CCATTGCGAATCTTTAACACGTGGATGGGTGATCAAAGTAAGCTTCTGCTCTTGAAAGAAGTCATAAAAGTGATCCAAGAGGAAGGCCTACTTCAGAGAGTACAAGAGGCTGGTCAAGTATTGCTCAGTGGATTGGAAAATGTTCAG gaTAAGTATCCTGGCTTATTTTCCCGTGCACGAGGTGAAGGAACCTTCTGTGCGATTGACTGTTGTGATTCAGACGTAAGGGCGGAGTTTCTAACGAGAATGAGAGCCGAGG GTGTGGAATTAGGTGGATCAGGGACGCACAGCATCCGCTTCAGGCCATCTCTTATATTTTCAACACAACATGCAGATATTCTCTTTGAAATCACTGAGAAAGTAGCTTCCGAAATAGCTTCGCAAAAATGA
- the LOC136919818 gene encoding 4-aminobutyrate aminotransferase, mitochondrial-like isoform X1 produces the protein MENNSEANVTNVYSRSVLSIKDKSEDAGDIGTVITRDSRVICVIVPVSVVLQEMAILRSMRYRKSLLCPHRLVEVLCNQKTTSVALSWGSTVEEYDKPLVKTPIPGPHSKELLKELSQIQLTQGMSYCVDYERSKGNYIVDADGNVLLDLFQQIASLPLGYNHPALLKVMQDPKTASSFVNRAALGFFPPVSFLQNIKDALLSVAPPGLPEITTMACGTCSVENAFKLAFINYMSKQRGDPEPSLEELNTCMLSQSPGTPPLTILGFDKGFHGRTMGALSTTRSKAMARVDIPVFDWPVAPFPYLKYPLDKHERENKAEEQRCLELTRKAIIDSNKAGKPVAGIIVEPIQGEGGDNHASVDFFRSLRNIAKELDVLLIVDEVQTGCGSTGKFWAHEHWGLDDPPDIVTFAKKMLIGGFYHKPEIRVQQPLRIFNTWMGDQSKLLLLKEVIKVIQEEGLLQRVQEAGQVLLSGLENVQDKYPGLFSRARGEGTFCAIDCCDSDVRAEFLTRMRAEGVELGGSGTHSIRFRPSLIFSTQHADILFEITEKVASEIASQK, from the exons atggaaaacaacTCTGAGGCTaacgtcacgaacgtttattcacgatccgttctttccataaaagataaaagtgaaGATGCAGGCGACATT GGTACCGTTATCACCCGTGACAGCCGTGTGATTTGCGTTATAGTGCCGGTTTCTGTTGTCCTACAGGAAATGGCTATATTACGCTCCATGCGTTACCGGAAAAGTTTGCTGTGCCCTCATCGCCTAGTTGAAG TATTATGCAATCAGAAGACAACATCTGTAGCCCTCTCCTGGGGTTCCACTGTAGAAGAGTACGACAAACCATTGGTGAAAACTCCAATTCCTGGTCCACACTCAAAG GAACTACTTAAGGAGTTGTCTCAGATTCAG CTGACTCAGGGCATGTCTTACTGTGTTGATTATGAAAGGAGTAAAGGGAACTATATTGTTGATGCAGACGGCAATGTTTTACTGGATCTTTTCCAACAGATAGCATCACTTCCCTTAG GTTATAATCATCCTGCCTTACTCAAAGTTATGCAAGATCCAAAGACAGCT TCATCTTTTGTCAACCGTGCAGCATTAGGATTCTTTCCACCAGTGTCATTCCTTCAAAATATTAAAGATGCTTTGTTAAGT GTGGCTCCACCAGGATTACCTGAGATTACCACAATGGCTTGTGGCACTTGCTCTGTTGAGAATGCTTTCAAGTTGGCATTCATAAATTACATG TCTAAGCAACGTGGTGATCCTGAACCTTCATTGGAGGAATTGAACACTTGCATGCTTAGTCAG TCTCCAGGAACACCTCCATTGACAATTTTAGGCTTTGATAAAGGATTCCATGGCCGTACAATGG GAGCTCTTTCTACAACACGATCAAAAGCCATGGCAAGAGTTGACATTCCAGTATTTGATTGGCCAGTTGCTCCATTTCCTTATTTAAAGTACCCACTGGACAAACATGAGAGAGAGAACAAAGCAGAAGAACAAAGATGTCTAGAACTG ACCAGGAAAGCCATTATCGATAGCAACAAAGCTGGAAAACCTGTTGCAGGAATCATTGTAGAACCTATTCAGGGCGAGGGAG GGGATAACCATGCAAGTGTGGACTTCTTCAGGTCTTTACGAAACATCGCCAAAGAG TTAGATGTGCTTTTGATCGTGGATGAAGTGCAGACAGGCTGTGGCAGTACTGGGAAATTCTG GGCTCATGAACACTGGGGGCTTGATGATCCTCCGGATATTGTGACCTTCGCTAAGAAGATGCTCATTGGAGGTTTCTACCACAAACCAGAAATTCGCGTACAGCAG CCATTGCGAATCTTTAACACGTGGATGGGTGATCAAAGTAAGCTTCTGCTCTTGAAAGAAGTCATAAAAGTGATCCAAGAGGAAGGCCTACTTCAGAGAGTACAAGAGGCTGGTCAAGTATTGCTCAGTGGATTGGAAAATGTTCAG gaTAAGTATCCTGGCTTATTTTCCCGTGCACGAGGTGAAGGAACCTTCTGTGCGATTGACTGTTGTGATTCAGACGTAAGGGCGGAGTTTCTAACGAGAATGAGAGCCGAGG GTGTGGAATTAGGTGGATCAGGGACGCACAGCATCCGCTTCAGGCCATCTCTTATATTTTCAACACAACATGCAGATATTCTCTTTGAAATCACTGAGAAAGTAGCTTCCGAAATAGCTTCGCAAAAATGA
- the LOC136919819 gene encoding uncharacterized protein, giving the protein MVEDSDLFLFGDDLDAVLDALEANDIVDESFNEAVTEVQEDEIVCTLCSKKCKSLSGLKRHMTCKHKDELEDKETECIEGEQCKFTADLLGKMVDEVKQRIVNNKVFSKTIREELMAYSFTNLAEESTEFVQLLKIYQQLMKKKNQEQFYAKFYSTVPLNSCTYFTGLSRNSATLLSTKLADVMLAYSKEKAVITVKNFKFELTEKEKAGLQYIGGYVLHKLHNKNIKSNLSDSKATQQAVALLKAGKEANQAMQDYQKLTTTLNRGGLWSITKPAQTIFTTTEKYFRYFTTDYPLIRIDINEIREKSACDSEVFTAFNCMKAVTELKLDDKIAKDVLQSIIHLYIRVRCFSFSKDVIQKYKLQTKLVKEKALRKQISRASNSSELRND; this is encoded by the exons ATGGTGGAAGATAGCGACCTTTTCCTGTTTGGAGATGATTTAGACGCGGTTCTTGACGCTTTAGAAGCCAATGATATCGTTGATGAAAGCTTTAACGAAGCTGTAACTGAG gTACAAGAGGACGAGATCGTGTGCACGCTCTGCTCGAAGAAATGCAAAAGTTTAAGCGGTTTAAAGAGACACATGACATGTAAACATAAGGATGAGCTGGAAGATAAAGAAACAGAGTGTATTGAAGGAGAGCAATGTAAATTTACCGCAGATTTACTTGGAAAGATGGTCGACGAAGTGAAACAGCGTATAGTCAACAACAAGGTCTTCTCGAAGACTATTAGAGAAGAGCTTATGGCTTACTCGTTCACCAACTTAGCTGAAGAATCGACAGAATTCGTACAATTGCTAAAGATCTACcagcagctgatgaaaaagaaaaaccaagaacAGTTCTATGCTAAGTTTTATTCTACTGTGCCATTGAATTCATGCACATATTTCACTGGGCTATCTAGAAATTCTGCCACATTGCTATCAACTAAACTTGCAGATGTTATGCTAGCCTACAGCAAGGAAAAGGCAGTCATTACTGTTAAAAACTTTAAGTTTGAACttactgaaaaggaaaaggcTGGATTACAGTATATCGGAGGGTATGTACTACACAAGTTgcacaacaaaaacatcaaGTCAAATCTCAGTGATTCAAAAGCTACCCAGCAGGCAGTTGCTCTACTTAAAGCTGGCAAAGAGGCTAACCAAGCAATGCAAGACTATCAAAAGCTGACCACAACACTAAACCGAGGTGGACTATGGAGCATCACAAAACCAGCTCAAACAATTTTtacaacaactgaaaaatacTTCAGATACTTTACCACTGACTATCCCTTAATAAGAATTGACATTAATGAAATAAGGGAGAAATCAGCATGTGATTCAGAAGTGTTTACAGCTTTCAACTGCATGAAGGCAGTGACAGAACTGAAACTAGATGATAAGATAGCAAAGGATGTGCTACAAAGTATAATTCACTTGTACATTAGAGTTaggtgtttttcattttcaaaagatgTTATACAGAAGTACAAACTGCAGACAAAGCTAGTGAAGGAAAAAGCTCTACGAAAACAGATCAGCAGAGCAAGCAATAGCTCTGAGCTTAGGAACGACTAG
- the LOC136919821 gene encoding protein chibby homolog 1-like, translating to MPFFKKSSKPPKRRLDAGNTTLSKSNLSLSGTGEVGDSINNALVKLKLGRHELMFQDGEWIAEPGSQNSSKDGVEVNRLQKQNLQLREEINFLKYKIEVLLDMMAASTADCNVMDKELDALKSQKQFHKVAR from the exons ATGCCGTTTTTCAAAAAAAGCAGCAAACCGCCAAAAAGGAGACTTGATGCAGGAAATACAACTTTGAGCAAGTCAAACTTAAGCTTGTCTGGCACAGGAGAAGTGGGTGATTCTATTAATAATGCTCTTGTTAAATTGAAATTGGGACGACATGAGTTGATGTTTCAAGATGGCGAGTGGATCGCAG AACCAGGCTCTCAAAATAGTTCAAAAGACGGAGTTGAGGTTAAcagattgcagaaacaaaatttACAGCTAAGGGAAGAGATCAACTTTCTGAAATACAAGATTGAAGTCTTGCTTGACATG atGGCTGCCAGCACTGCAGACTGCAATGTAATGGACAAAGAGCTTGATGCATTAAAGAGTCAAAAACAATTTCACAAAGTGGCAAGATAA